Genomic DNA from Candidatus Krumholzibacteriia bacterium:
TCTTGCAGGCGGCGGGATACGCAGTACCGCGGCCACGTCCGCGCTTCGGCCACGGGGCGGAGTACCTCCTGCGACCACGGGCAACGACAACGCACCCGTCGTCGCCGCCACGTGCCCTGCTCGTCCTTGCTTCCTACCATCCGAGCCGCCAGAACACCCAAACGGGCCGCCTCACCCGACCCATGTGGCAGGCGATCTTCCGTCGGGCCCGGGCCGTGGTGGAAAACGCCGCACCTTGGACACATTCAAATCGTGGTTTCGCCGGGTGAAGGCTCAGGTTCCGGTGCAGGCTCGACCGGACGGCCGTGCTGATTCTTCAGCCGCAAACGTCGGCGAAGAAGCGCAGCACATTCTCACCCAGGATCTTGCGGATGTCGGAAGCGGCGAAGCCGCGTTCGAGGAGGAGCTCCGTCAGGTGCGGTAGCTGCGACACATCGGGCATGTCGTCGGGGAGCGCGTTGGTGCCGTCGAAGTCGCTTCCCAGCGCCACGTGGTCCGGGCCGGCAAGACGCACCAGGTACTCGATGTGGTCCACGATGCGCGCGGCCGGCACGGGCACGTGTCCCATGCAGCCGCGCAGCACCTGGGCCTCGAGCTCCGTGCGCCGCGGGTAATCGAAGCCAAAGTCGCGCTCCAGGGCATCCAGCTCGTTCTTGCAGCTTTCCTCCGCCGCCTGGCGGCGTTCCCAGTAGGTCGCGTCCAGGAAGCTGCTGTAGAAGTTGACGCCGATCAGGCCGCCCCGCGCTCCGAGAGCGCGGATCTGCGCATCCGTCAGGTTGCGGAAATGCGGCGAGAGCGCTCGGGCATTCGAATGCGAGGCCATCACCGGCATGTCGGAAACGCGCAGCACGTGCCAGAAAGTGCTTTCGGCCGCGTGCGACAGATCCACGATCATACCGAGCTGGTTCATCCGTCGCACCACGCGCTCGCCGAGCGGCGTCAGGCCCCCGTGGCGCGTGCCGCGTAGAGTTTCTTCCTTGGCAGCATCGGCCCAGTCGTGCGTGTTGTTCCAGGTGAGCGTCATGTAGCGCACGCCGCGGCGATGGAACTCCTCGAGCTTGTCGAGTTCGTTCTCGATGGCGTGGCCCCCCTCGACGCCGAGAGCGGCGGCCACGCGGCCCTGCGCCACGGCCGCCTGCGCCTCCGCCGCCGACCGCACCGGGGCGATGGCGCCGGCATGCAGGCGCATCTCCCGGTCGAAGGCGTCGAGGAGCTCGCTCGCCCGCGTAAAGCTCCGCTCCGGCGCGCCGTCCTTC
This window encodes:
- a CDS encoding dipeptidase, whose product is MSTSAALHREATVCDLHADTLQYLAMGESLATASGQVDLPRLRQGGVDLQFFSVWVDTVYLAKDGAPERSFTRASELLDAFDREMRLHAGAIAPVRSAAEAQAAVAQGRVAAALGVEGGHAIENELDKLEEFHRRGVRYMTLTWNNTHDWADAAKEETLRGTRHGGLTPLGERVVRRMNQLGMIVDLSHAAESTFWHVLRVSDMPVMASHSNARALSPHFRNLTDAQIRALGARGGLIGVNFYSSFLDATYWERRQAAEESCKNELDALERDFGFDYPRRTELEAQVLRGCMGHVPVPAARIVDHIEYLVRLAGPDHVALGSDFDGTNALPDDMPDVSQLPHLTELLLERGFAASDIRKILGENVLRFFADVCG